The DNA window GCCAGTTACCGCCGGCCTTGATGCCGAACAGGTTGTTGGTGTCGGCGCCGCCCTTGCGCAGCGGTTGCTGGCCCCAGCCCGATTCGAGCGCGGCGTGGGCCGCCACCACGTCCGGCGAGACGCCCAGCTTGTTGCCGGTCTCTTCGGCCCATGGCTTGATGGAGGCCAGGAATTGTTTTTGAAGGTCGCTGTCGATGCCGCCGCCGTTGGCGCCGGCGTTTGTTCCCTCGATAGCCCCGGTCGAGCGCTGCAACGCCATCGCCTGCAGGCTCATCGCCTGGGACGCGGACGGCGAGGGCGCCGCATCGCCGAAACCGCCGCCGCCGTGGCTGATGAAAGTGGCGACATCCTGCTGCACCTGGCGGAAGGTCGAGGCGAAGTTGCCCGACGACGAAGAGGACGCAAAAGCGCCAACAGCCGCGACGGGGCGGCTGGAGGTCATGTTCGATACGGTGGCGGCGGTCGGCGCCGTCGCGGGCATATTGTTAAGCTGGCGCATAAAGTTGGTCCTCGCCATGCAGCACGCGCTGCATGATGCTGTGCTGTTCTAACAGCAAGTCGCTATTGCGCTTGCTGAGACGCTTGCATTCAACCACCATGGTTTCCAGCGTCTTCCAGTCGGACTCTATTTTCTCCCGGGCAGCATTTTTCAGCAAGGCAAATGCCTGGGCCATGTTGGCAGTTGGACCAAGTAAACGTTGCGCGAGCGCAACGCGTTGCGCGCGGCGCGCCTGCAAGGTGTCGACCAGGGCCGAAATGGCCTCCGCCACCTGTCCCAATTGGGCGGCCTGGTGGCGCAGGGCGGCCTGGAATTGCTGCTCCAGCAAATCCTGCAACGCGGGGTAGGCCCGCAAATCGTCGGCGATGCCGGCCAGCAGCGCGCGCATGGCGTCCTGGCGCGTCATGGCGGCGATTTTACGCTCGCCATCGCCCGCCGCCGTGGTTACCACATTCGTCACTTCTCGCTCCCGTGGAAGCGCTGGATCAGGCCGGCGAGCTTGGCAGGATCGAACGGCAGTTCGCCCTTGGCCAGCGCGTCGCGCAGCATGTCGACCTTTTCCTGGTCGATTTCGGGCATGTCGCGCATCGCCTGCAGCGCCGGCTGCATGACGGCCGACTGCAACGGCGCGGCGGCGGGCGCCGGCGCTGCGGCCTCGCCGGCGTCGACCGGCGCGGCGTCGGCGACCCGTTGGACGGTCATGCCGTCCGGGGTGGAGGTTGTGATTCTCATACGTGTGCCTCTGCTTGGCTTGGTTTCCATACGATATCTTTAATGTTACCGCTTAATTGTTACCGGCGTTGTTACCGTTGCGGCGCGGATCGGGCTGCGCCGCTGGTTGGCGTGGTGCGGCTGCGCCGCCGCCCAGCGAGTTGCGCAATTTTTCCAGCAGGCTGCGGTCGGGCAGGGCGGTGTCGATGTCCTCGGTCAGCGGCATCGAGTTGTCCGGCATGCCGAACATGGCGGCGATGGTCTTGGCCTGCGCGGTCGTTAAAATCAGCAGTTCGATGCGGCGGTTCACGCCGGCGTCGGCGCGCTTGGTGTCGAGCGGCGCGCGGTCGGCCATGCCGACCACCTGCAGCACCGATTCCGGATTCATGGTGCCGGCCAGCAGCTGCGAGCGGGCCGACATGGCGCGGTTCGACGACAAGGTCCAGTTCGAGAAGGCGGCGTAGCTGGTGTCGGCGTATTGCAGCGAATCGGTGTGGCCGACGATCAGCATCTGGTTTTCCATCTTCTTGAACAGCGGCCCCATCTTGCGCAACAGCGCGCGGAACTTGTCGGTCGGCACGGCGCTGCCGCGCACGAACATGCCCTGGCGGTCGGTGTCGTGCAACATCACGCGCAGCCCGTAGGGCGTGATGATGGCCTCCAGATTGGACGTCAGGCCGAACTCGGCGCTCATCTTGGTCAGCGCCTTCGACAGCGCGGCCAGGTCGGCCGGCGATTCGTACTTGACCTTGGCCGGGGTGATGACCGGCTCCGGGTCCGGCTCGCCCTGGGCGTTTTTCTTCTCGCCGGGGTCGTCGCTG is part of the Oxalobacteraceae bacterium OTU3CAMAD1 genome and encodes:
- the flgM gene encoding flagellar biosynthesis anti-sigma factor FlgM, which produces MRITTSTPDGMTVQRVADAAPVDAGEAAAPAPAAAPLQSAVMQPALQAMRDMPEIDQEKVDMLRDALAKGELPFDPAKLAGLIQRFHGSEK
- a CDS encoding flagellar protein FlgN, encoding MVTTAAGDGERKIAAMTRQDAMRALLAGIADDLRAYPALQDLLEQQFQAALRHQAAQLGQVAEAISALVDTLQARRAQRVALAQRLLGPTANMAQAFALLKNAAREKIESDWKTLETMVVECKRLSKRNSDLLLEQHSIMQRVLHGEDQLYAPA
- a CDS encoding glucosaminidase domain-containing protein → MRQLNNMPATAPTAATVSNMTSSRPVAAVGAFASSSSSGNFASTFRQVQQDVATFISHGGGGFGDAAPSPSASQAMSLQAMALQRSTGAIEGTNAGANGGGIDSDLQKQFLASIKPWAEETGNKLGVSPDVVAAHAALESGWGQQPLRKGGADTNNLFGIKAGGNWQGAVAAATTTEYEQGAMVKKTERFRSYPDAASAFRDYADMLSNNPRYQAALNTGNDARAFATGLARGGYATDPAYADKLSKLAAQVQRGASAALDSKP
- a CDS encoding OmpA family protein, with product MTAHVVEAVVLKPHDKGHDQTIVKRGGGKHKHDDHGGAWKVAFADFCLALMCLFLVLWLMAARNTESLEQILTEADGAKTDQGKGVMPQQVGGPRGSLIDRYPMPHFGTSDDPGEKKNAQGEPDPEPVITPAKVKYESPADLAALSKALTKMSAEFGLTSNLEAIITPYGLRVMLHDTDRQGMFVRGSAVPTDKFRALLRKMGPLFKKMENQMLIVGHTDSLQYADTSYAAFSNWTLSSNRAMSARSQLLAGTMNPESVLQVVGMADRAPLDTKRADAGVNRRIELLILTTAQAKTIAAMFGMPDNSMPLTEDIDTALPDRSLLEKLRNSLGGGAAAPRQPAAQPDPRRNGNNAGNN